The window AAAAATTCCGGCAAAAACTTCATGTTAAGCAAACCACCGTTTGTAGTCAAGTTTTTATCCAGCTTTGATACGGATTTCAAAACTGCCGTAGGCCCTGCAATATCACGTCCATATACAGGGGACATTCCACCGTCTGCCAGAGGCTGCCCTGCATGCCTTCCATCAGGGGAAGCCCCTACATTCTCTCCCATAGGGACATGGGCAGAGACTGTATACATGCCGGTGTGATACTTACCGCCTCTGTAATTGGTATACCCAGATAAACGCTTTTTGAAATATTCCGCCCATTTGACCCCCAGCCGGTCTACCCAGTCCACATCATTGCCATACTTGGGAACCTTGTTTAAAAGCATGGTGCGCAGCACTTCTTTTCCTTTAAAATCATTTTTAAGAGCTTCCAGAAGTTCACCGGCCTCCACCTTATGTTTATCAAATAAAAGGAGTTTTAGAGCTGCCAGACTATCTGCTAAATTAGCCACCTGGATCATCTGAATCCCGGAAAAATTATAGCGGGCTCCTCCTGCGGTCACATCCATTCCCTTTTTCATGCATTCATCAATAACGGAGGACAAAAATGGGGAGGGAAGTAAGTCTATGTGAGCTTTTTCCACCTCCTCACAGGCCTTTACCATCAAATCCATGTATTCATCCAAGTATCTTTGAAATACAGCTTCCAGCTCTTCAAAGGTTCCATAGGTGGTTAAGTCTCCGTAGTCGGGCGCCAGCTGTTCCCCTGTTAAAAGGCATTTTCCTCCTGTCATCGTCAGCTCCAGGACCTTATTTAAGTTAAACATGGCGGCATCGCTCCAGCCTAAGCTGTTTCCCTGAGTGGTAAGTTCCACACAGCCTACGATGGCATAATCCCTGGCATCCTTTTTATCGACTCCCAGATCTTCCAGAGAGGGAATCACCGCCTTATCATTGAAAAACTGAGGCATACCGCTTCCCATGGAAACCACCTTCACTGCCTGCTTTAAAAGGTCATCCCCCGTATGCTCATGAAGCCTTACGGATAGATTGGGTTGAGGAAGCCCCAAGTGCTCCTGGGCTTTTAACAGAAGAAATGAGAGATCATTGACAAAATCATTTCCTTCTGCGTCCTGTCCTCCTATGGCAATATTAAATCCAATGGGAAAGCCTGCGAAGAACTTGGCACTATTGGCGTTGCGCATATATACGATCTCATTGAATTTCAGCCACAGGCACTCAATAATCTCCAATGCTTTCTGCTCATTTAAGCGCCCTTCCTTTCTGTCCCGGTCAAAATATTCCCAAAGGAATTCATCCATCCTTCCCGGCGAAAAAGAGGAAGCATTGGATTCCATGTGGAGAATCACAAAAAGGAACCACAAAGACTGTACCGCCTCATGGAAGGTTTCCGCCGGCTGTTCAGACAGCTTTTTGCAGATGCGGGCAACTTCCTCCATATTACTGCGCCTGTCTGCCTCCTCTTCCTGCTGTGCCATATCCAGCAGAAGCTTATGATAGCGCTCCATGAAATGGAGGGCTCCGCCCATCACAATGGACACACTTTCAAAAAATTCTCTCTGCCGCCCGCCTGCGATCCTTAAGCGGTCATCTGCCTCCCTCTTAATTCCTGCCGGACCTTTGTGAAGCCATTCCCTGCAGTTTGGGCATATATGTCCCTGGGCATGGTCTTTCTGGTTGATTTTCACCACCTTTGCAATGTGGTCGATTTCTTTCCCGTAGCGTTCCCGCAGCACATCCTCCAGAGATTTTCCCTTCCAGTAGGGCTTGATCACCTCGCGGAAATATGTAATATCTTCCTGTCTGACCTCAAATTGATCCTGTGACCTTGTAGGAAGTGTTTCAAACTCCCGGTCTACCCAGGTACTTCCGCTTTCCGGAAAGACAACTCCATACCGTACCCCGGCTGTCCGGTTGCCTACAATCAGTTCTTCCGGTTCAGCGTGGATTTCCATCTGTTTTAATGCCGCCTTTAAAGACAATGCCCGCTGGATTATTCTTGGTTTCTCTTCATTCATCCTGTAGGTATTCGTGATGATTTTTGCCTGTTCAATAGAAGCATATCTCGGCTCTGACAGCATCTTTTTCTTCAGGATGGTGATGCGGTCTGTCATTATCAGATTCTCCATATTTTTTCCTCCTATTTATTATTTTTTATCGTTTTTTATTATTTTTTCTAATTTCAGTATATTCTTTCTTTTTATTTTTGTCAACGTAGTTATTATTGTTATTTATTACTTTTTATTTATAAAAGATATTTACCCCTGAGCAGTATTTTAGTCCTTATGAAATATAATGAGAGAGTCCTGCTGGCTCTGGATAAAAAAAACATGCTCTTCCCCCGCCGGAACGGAAAAGCATGTTTTTGACCTGAACTTTCATATTTATAAACACTCAATATTAAATTCCTTCAATTTTTCTTCTATTTCGGACGGTGGCATATTTTCCATTACCGCACCGGTAAAACTATCAATTCTTGCATATTTATAGGTGCCGTCGGTATTAAACTTCCTGGTCTCCAGCATTATAAAGGCGCTTTTACTCACTTCCAGCACCGCACTTTTTGTAAGCCCATCTTCCACCATATAGGTCGAAACGTTATTTTCAAACACATCGACTCCAACCGCTCCCATGAAAGCAATGTCAAACCGGAAATCTGAAATCTGTTCATTGGTGAAGCTTCCCACAAACCCATCCTTTCCACTGCTGAACGACCCTCCAATAAAAATCAGCCTGGCTGTGGTGGGAACCATAAACTCCAGCATAATATCCACCATATTCGTGACAACGGTGATATTTAAAGGGGATTTTATAATGAGCTTTGCCAGTTCCAGATTCGCAGTGGAAATATCCAGAAATACCATATCCCCGTCCTTGATCAGTTCTATGGCTTTTGAGGCAATCTTTTGCTTAATCTCAATATTCTTGTCCTTTCTCTGGGATACATTCAAGTCATGAACATTCACCCTTTTTTTCATGGCTCCGCCATATGTCTTTTTCAAAAGTCCCTTTTTTTCAAGAAACGTCAGATCTTTCCGTATACTGTCCTCTGTCACCTGGTACTTTTCACTGAGCTCTTTTACACGCACAGAACCATTTTTATTGACAAGGGCTACAATTTGATTCTGCCTTTCTTCTGCAAACATATAACCGCCTCCAATTATTACTTTTTCCTATTGTATCATATTTTTTATTGATGTGCATCAGGAATTTTTGAACACAACCAATGATTTGCAGGAAAGTTTGCATACTTTACTTATGGAATCAGCTACAATAAATTCCGGTCCTCATTCGTTCCCCATTATCCCACTTTCACCATTCTCCTCTCCCCTGCTGCCGTTCTAAGGCTGCTGCCACCTGATCCACAATCTCACAGCAGCGCAGAGTTCTTTCACCAGTCATAACCGGGCTCTCCGTCAGCCCCTGTCTGATGCACTCATCCCCATGTGCAACCTCATATATCATCTCAAAATCCACCGGTTTTTCAATCTGCTCAA of the Lacrimispora indolis DSM 755 genome contains:
- a CDS encoding glycyl radical protein; amino-acid sequence: MENLIMTDRITILKKKMLSEPRYASIEQAKIITNTYRMNEEKPRIIQRALSLKAALKQMEIHAEPEELIVGNRTAGVRYGVVFPESGSTWVDREFETLPTRSQDQFEVRQEDITYFREVIKPYWKGKSLEDVLRERYGKEIDHIAKVVKINQKDHAQGHICPNCREWLHKGPAGIKREADDRLRIAGGRQREFFESVSIVMGGALHFMERYHKLLLDMAQQEEEADRRSNMEEVARICKKLSEQPAETFHEAVQSLWFLFVILHMESNASSFSPGRMDEFLWEYFDRDRKEGRLNEQKALEIIECLWLKFNEIVYMRNANSAKFFAGFPIGFNIAIGGQDAEGNDFVNDLSFLLLKAQEHLGLPQPNLSVRLHEHTGDDLLKQAVKVVSMGSGMPQFFNDKAVIPSLEDLGVDKKDARDYAIVGCVELTTQGNSLGWSDAAMFNLNKVLELTMTGGKCLLTGEQLAPDYGDLTTYGTFEELEAVFQRYLDEYMDLMVKACEEVEKAHIDLLPSPFLSSVIDECMKKGMDVTAGGARYNFSGIQMIQVANLADSLAALKLLLFDKHKVEAGELLEALKNDFKGKEVLRTMLLNKVPKYGNDVDWVDRLGVKWAEYFKKRLSGYTNYRGGKYHTGMYTVSAHVPMGENVGASPDGRHAGQPLADGGMSPVYGRDIAGPTAVLKSVSKLDKNLTTNGGLLNMKFLPEFFRTQKGIDKFTLFLRTFVDLEIPHIQFNVVRKEELIAAKEKPEQYRSLTVRVAGYTAYFTELADELQNEIIARTTYGDI
- a CDS encoding DeoR/GlpR family DNA-binding transcription regulator, with amino-acid sequence MFAEERQNQIVALVNKNGSVRVKELSEKYQVTEDSIRKDLTFLEKKGLLKKTYGGAMKKRVNVHDLNVSQRKDKNIEIKQKIASKAIELIKDGDMVFLDISTANLELAKLIIKSPLNITVVTNMVDIMLEFMVPTTARLIFIGGSFSSGKDGFVGSFTNEQISDFRFDIAFMGAVGVDVFENNVSTYMVEDGLTKSAVLEVSKSAFIMLETRKFNTDGTYKYARIDSFTGAVMENMPPSEIEEKLKEFNIECL